A section of the Prochlorococcus sp. MIT 1341 genome encodes:
- a CDS encoding nitroreductase: MISVNLFDNLVRRYEEPMDLQEAIKNRRTIHSFNTKKVPEIIIERAIEAANFAPCHMHTFPWRFTSLQMQKRQLLVQLALELKFENCSPDQISKGKILKKMLNPSHLLVVSQVVNADPKRKLEDYAACACAIQNLSLSLVGEGVGSKWSTGKITTDKNTYKIVGIDQGEEEIIGFIWVGYGEAPLEIKRPLISSIFRR, from the coding sequence GTGATATCCGTCAACCTTTTCGATAATTTAGTTAGAAGGTATGAAGAACCTATGGACTTACAAGAAGCAATAAAAAACCGGAGAACAATTCATTCTTTTAATACCAAGAAGGTTCCAGAAATAATTATTGAACGGGCAATAGAGGCAGCTAATTTTGCCCCTTGCCATATGCATACTTTTCCATGGCGTTTTACTAGCCTCCAAATGCAGAAAAGACAATTGCTTGTCCAGTTAGCTTTAGAGCTCAAGTTTGAGAATTGTTCACCAGATCAAATTAGCAAGGGGAAAATCTTAAAAAAGATGCTGAATCCCTCTCACCTGCTTGTCGTTAGTCAGGTAGTTAATGCTGATCCCAAAAGGAAGTTAGAAGATTATGCGGCTTGTGCGTGCGCCATCCAAAATCTATCTCTTTCACTTGTGGGCGAGGGTGTAGGGAGTAAATGGTCCACTGGAAAAATTACTACAGATAAAAATACCTATAAAATTGTTGGGATTGATCAGGGTGAAGAAGAAATTATTGGTTTTATATGGGTTGGATATGGCGAAGCACCTCTTGAAATAAAACGGCCTTTAATTTCGTCTATTTTTCGACGATAA
- a CDS encoding SDR family oxidoreductase: MTNYLITGSNRGIGLEYCRQLKKRGHDVIATCRDSSPELDQLGVRVESGVDITSGASVVKLKEKLEGKCIDVLIQNAGIAEFNSLSNLDPESVIRQFEVNALSPLCLTHAFLGNMRMGSKVALMTSRMGSIEDNASGGSYGYRMSKVALCMVGKSLSIDLKSRGIAVAILHPGLVSTRMTGFTPNGITPEQSVNGLLSRIDLLTLENSGTFWHSNGEILPW, encoded by the coding sequence TTGACTAATTATTTGATAACAGGCTCAAACCGAGGAATAGGATTGGAATATTGTCGTCAACTGAAAAAAAGAGGACATGATGTTATTGCCACATGCCGAGACTCTTCTCCCGAATTAGATCAACTTGGAGTAAGAGTTGAATCAGGGGTTGATATTACCTCAGGAGCATCTGTGGTGAAGCTTAAAGAGAAGTTAGAAGGCAAGTGCATAGATGTTTTGATTCAAAATGCAGGTATTGCAGAATTTAATTCTTTATCAAATCTTGACCCTGAAAGTGTTATTCGTCAGTTTGAGGTGAATGCATTAAGTCCTTTATGCCTTACACATGCATTTCTTGGAAATATGAGAATGGGCTCCAAAGTTGCACTTATGACAAGCCGGATGGGATCCATCGAGGACAATGCATCTGGTGGCTCTTATGGCTATCGGATGTCTAAGGTTGCACTTTGTATGGTAGGCAAATCTTTATCAATTGACCTAAAGTCACGAGGAATTGCTGTGGCTATTTTGCATCCTGGCTTAGTAAGTACACGGATGACCGGGTTTACTCCTAACGGGATTACCCCAGAACAATCAGTTAATGGACTTCTTTCAAGAATTGACTTATTAACACTTGAGAATTCAGGTACTTTTTGGCACTCTAATGGAGAAATTCTTCCTTGGTAA
- a CDS encoding DMT family transporter has protein sequence MFGIISALLAASSWTYACFLWRQQTKWFSALQINIIKNIIAFVVFFPALLIFDFDSSFKAIFILLLSGIIGIALGDSFYITSLKIIGTRRTLTVEAFSPICATILGSVILQEMPSLKVSAGIFIVSISLLGVALHRTKSNQILEANISKMKGFAFAFLSVLCAVIAATLSRFVLTNSDLNPFQTTEIRLLGGIIGLFPFIERDLITSIKKLPSKNKSSLIKATFLGTNLGILFQQNVFRTLPLGLGWTLLSTSPVISLFVAKEEGEKLDWETLLLTTMTIFGIGIVLI, from the coding sequence TTGTTTGGCATTATTTCTGCTTTATTAGCAGCCAGTTCTTGGACATATGCTTGTTTCTTATGGAGGCAGCAGACCAAATGGTTTTCTGCTTTACAAATTAATATTATAAAGAATATAATTGCATTCGTAGTATTCTTTCCAGCCTTATTAATTTTTGATTTTGATTCAAGCTTTAAAGCGATATTTATTCTTTTACTAAGTGGTATCATCGGAATAGCTTTAGGTGATTCTTTTTATATAACTTCGTTGAAGATAATAGGAACACGTAGAACTCTTACCGTTGAAGCTTTTTCCCCGATTTGTGCAACGATTTTAGGCTCTGTGATTTTACAGGAAATGCCATCATTAAAAGTATCTGCAGGTATTTTCATAGTAAGCATTTCTTTGCTAGGTGTGGCACTTCATAGAACGAAAAGTAATCAGATTTTGGAAGCTAATATCTCTAAAATGAAAGGCTTTGCTTTTGCTTTTCTTTCTGTATTATGTGCTGTGATTGCAGCAACTTTGTCAAGGTTCGTACTCACAAATTCTGATCTAAACCCATTCCAAACTACGGAGATTAGATTGCTCGGTGGTATTATCGGCTTATTCCCCTTTATTGAGAGGGATTTAATTACATCAATAAAAAAATTGCCTTCAAAAAACAAGTCTAGCCTTATAAAGGCAACTTTTTTGGGGACAAATTTAGGAATATTGTTTCAGCAAAATGTTTTTAGAACATTACCTCTTGGATTAGGGTGGACACTCTTGAGTACATCGCCTGTAATTTCACTTTTTGTAGCAAAAGAAGAAGGAGAGAAGCTTGATTGGGAAACTTTACTTTTAACTACAATGACAATATTTGGTATTGGAATAGTTTTGATCTGA
- a CDS encoding high light inducible protein: protein MKNSPQLDAVANPFLAERINGWAAMMGLWALVGAYISTGQIVPGIV from the coding sequence ATGAAAAACTCTCCACAACTTGATGCTGTTGCCAATCCGTTTCTTGCTGAACGCATTAATGGATGGGCCGCAATGATGGGACTATGGGCTTTAGTTGGTGCATACATATCAACAGGTCAGATCGTCCCTGGAATTGTTTAA
- a CDS encoding Gfo/Idh/MocA family oxidoreductase, producing the protein MKNEKKIRIGVIGLASIAKRSIIPEILSLPNHYKLSAISSRDIINTEKIAGEYGCKFFHDYKKLLNSNCIDAVYIPQPNSLHFKCAMCALENNVNVLLEKPFTTNYQEALELVGVAKRKKLAIFETFQFRFHSQLGSISEIIQTGQLGELRTIRSSFGFPLFNNTNNIRYQSSLGGGALLDVGCYTTKISQLLLGVGLSVKSSTLHTPKGYEVDMWGGAHLEEKGSGIVASLAFGFNNFYQCNLEIWGQKGKLSTSRIFTSPLDMKPTLHLEKESGSEKIELKKDNQFKNMLIYFYKLISDHKLKDIESLEILDNMRLLDEIRKLSKK; encoded by the coding sequence ATGAAAAATGAAAAGAAAATTCGAATAGGTGTAATTGGGCTAGCATCAATTGCCAAGAGAAGTATAATTCCTGAAATATTATCTCTACCAAATCATTATAAATTGTCAGCAATTTCGTCAAGGGATATAATTAACACGGAAAAAATAGCCGGGGAATATGGATGTAAATTTTTTCATGATTACAAAAAGCTATTAAATTCGAATTGTATCGATGCCGTTTACATACCACAACCTAATTCATTACACTTTAAATGTGCAATGTGTGCTCTTGAAAATAATGTCAATGTTTTATTAGAAAAACCATTTACAACTAACTATCAGGAGGCATTAGAACTTGTTGGTGTTGCTAAAAGAAAGAAACTTGCGATATTTGAGACATTTCAATTTAGATTTCATAGCCAACTTGGGTCAATATCAGAGATCATTCAGACAGGCCAATTAGGCGAGTTAAGAACGATCAGATCGTCATTTGGATTTCCTCTGTTTAATAACACTAACAATATTAGATACCAATCCAGTCTAGGTGGAGGTGCGCTCCTAGATGTGGGTTGTTATACAACAAAAATATCGCAGTTATTGCTGGGGGTAGGTTTGTCAGTTAAATCATCAACCTTACACACTCCAAAGGGCTATGAAGTAGATATGTGGGGTGGAGCACACCTTGAGGAGAAAGGCTCTGGTATTGTTGCTTCCTTAGCATTCGGGTTCAACAATTTTTATCAATGTAACTTAGAAATTTGGGGCCAAAAAGGGAAATTGTCGACCTCCAGGATATTTACATCACCTCTAGATATGAAGCCTACATTACATCTAGAGAAAGAGTCGGGTTCGGAAAAAATTGAGCTTAAAAAAGATAATCAATTCAAAAATATGCTCATTTATTTTTACAAATTAATTTCTGATCACAAATTAAAGGATATTGAGTCTTTAGAAATATTGGATAATATGAGATTATTGGATGAGATAAGAAAACTTTCCAAGAAGTAG
- a CDS encoding Zn peptidase — MMKALLLLLSVINSVSSLRAEELNIMAHKTCQARKGNDYKNCYLYYSRIYPERNQKGSSLIDSNQHLLAKLYDYGEPSADIADKEFLSLHFKMMYSYWIERSKARGATFPIPILRLDDGYLMGCGKKLISKLPNIYCPSSSEITVDVRPLIQGFTDRKNLNLSYLSLAILSHEFGHHVNYHIGREKYLDNEENEADWRAGKYLAYAISKKLMPLEGFTKGANLFFSVGDFHLLSKHDNPKNRFNSFMNGFNDESMGVGSFAGEWLQDTNETFSKRVGRSYKIKDRKLYFDVYRFEIERGRQIAGNIFAGVIGAINCSQGASEDCVNSLFLQGQAKPEGWFRKRKLTLNCTSKMFDIKGDGFKAQSIYSDRKGQAQNLAKRYC; from the coding sequence ATGATGAAAGCCCTGTTACTACTACTATCTGTAATTAATAGCGTGAGTTCTTTGAGGGCTGAAGAGCTAAACATAATGGCTCACAAAACATGTCAAGCAAGAAAAGGAAATGATTACAAAAACTGCTATCTTTACTATTCTCGGATTTACCCAGAAAGAAATCAAAAGGGTTCTTCTTTAATTGATTCTAATCAACACTTACTAGCGAAGCTATATGACTATGGAGAACCAAGTGCCGATATTGCGGATAAGGAATTTTTGAGTCTTCATTTTAAAATGATGTATTCCTATTGGATCGAACGTTCTAAGGCGCGTGGCGCAACTTTTCCTATACCTATCCTCCGCCTTGATGATGGATATTTGATGGGATGTGGAAAAAAACTAATTTCTAAGTTGCCCAATATTTATTGTCCTTCCTCCAGTGAAATTACTGTTGATGTAAGGCCATTAATTCAAGGTTTCACTGACAGAAAAAATCTTAATCTTAGTTATCTTAGCTTGGCAATTTTATCTCATGAATTTGGACATCATGTGAATTATCATATTGGCAGAGAAAAGTACCTTGACAATGAGGAGAATGAGGCTGATTGGAGGGCTGGAAAGTACTTGGCTTATGCAATATCTAAAAAGTTGATGCCTTTAGAAGGTTTTACTAAGGGTGCGAATCTCTTTTTTAGTGTTGGAGATTTTCATTTACTCTCAAAGCATGACAACCCCAAAAATAGATTTAATTCTTTCATGAATGGCTTCAATGATGAATCGATGGGTGTAGGAAGTTTTGCAGGAGAATGGCTGCAAGATACTAATGAAACCTTTTCAAAAAGAGTTGGCAGAAGCTACAAAATTAAAGATAGGAAGTTATATTTTGATGTTTATCGGTTTGAGATTGAAAGAGGCAGGCAAATCGCTGGGAATATTTTTGCAGGTGTCATTGGTGCAATCAATTGTTCACAAGGGGCTAGCGAAGATTGCGTTAATTCACTTTTTCTTCAAGGGCAAGCAAAACCGGAAGGTTGGTTCAGAAAGCGGAAATTGACCCTTAACTGTACAAGCAAGATGTTTGATATTAAAGGCGACGGATTTAAGGCTCAGTCGATATATTCAGATCGTAAGGGACAAGCGCAAAACCTTGCCAAGAGATATTGTTAG
- the rffA gene encoding dTDP-4-amino-4,6-dideoxygalactose transaminase gives MPKPLTIPFNKPYISTKCNDYMLKAYRSGKHCGNYDWTNKSIQLIKEKYNTSEIFLVPSCTAALEMGAMLAGLKPGDEVILPSYTFSSTVTSIMLFGARPIFCDINPSTMNIDVNQIKPLITNKTKLLLPIDYAGVPCELDKIKEISNKYSIPVLVDSAQSFGSLDSNSKWCSSEADLIAFSFHETKNISCGEGGALVVNNKEWIERAYILQEKGTDRRNVLQGKLSKYHWVDYGSSYLLSDILASILCGQLEDEKTIMSSRANVTQLYSEILRKFENQVNVIDESQKDKYNHHAYYIVFESHQKRNYFISLLQQDFKVSAYVGYSPLHSSPMGLKLGYKPSDLPVTQDLANRIVRLPIYTELGQSNNQLEYLKYAIETTLLSVLK, from the coding sequence ATGCCAAAACCTTTAACTATACCCTTTAATAAGCCATATATATCAACTAAATGTAATGATTACATGCTAAAGGCCTATCGATCGGGAAAGCACTGTGGTAATTATGATTGGACCAATAAGTCAATTCAATTAATCAAAGAGAAATATAATACATCAGAGATATTCCTAGTTCCTTCCTGCACGGCTGCTTTAGAAATGGGAGCAATGTTAGCCGGTCTCAAGCCTGGTGATGAAGTCATACTTCCATCTTATACATTTTCATCTACCGTAACCTCCATAATGCTTTTTGGTGCGCGGCCTATATTTTGTGACATTAATCCAAGCACAATGAATATAGATGTTAACCAAATAAAACCATTAATAACTAATAAAACTAAGTTGTTACTCCCAATTGATTACGCAGGTGTCCCTTGCGAGCTAGATAAAATTAAAGAAATTTCAAACAAGTATTCAATACCAGTATTGGTCGATTCAGCTCAATCTTTCGGCTCATTAGACTCCAATAGTAAATGGTGTTCTTCTGAAGCTGATTTGATAGCCTTCAGCTTTCATGAAACAAAAAATATTAGTTGTGGAGAAGGAGGAGCATTAGTAGTTAATAATAAGGAATGGATTGAACGAGCTTATATATTGCAAGAAAAAGGTACTGACAGAAGAAATGTCCTCCAAGGAAAACTATCAAAGTATCACTGGGTAGACTATGGCTCAAGTTATCTGCTATCTGATATCCTTGCCAGCATTCTTTGTGGTCAATTGGAAGACGAAAAAACTATTATGAGTAGCAGGGCTAATGTTACTCAATTATACAGCGAAATTTTGCGCAAATTTGAGAATCAAGTCAATGTGATTGATGAATCTCAAAAAGACAAATATAACCATCACGCATATTATATTGTTTTTGAAAGTCATCAGAAGAGAAATTATTTTATTTCTCTTCTGCAGCAAGATTTCAAGGTATCTGCATATGTCGGATACTCTCCACTACATTCATCACCTATGGGTTTGAAGTTAGGCTATAAGCCTAGTGACCTACCTGTAACCCAAGACCTGGCAAATCGGATTGTCAGACTTCCTATCTATACAGAGCTTGGGCAATCAAATAACCAATTAGAGTACTTAAAGTATGCTATCGAGACGACACTTTTGTCAGTATTGAAATAA
- a CDS encoding GtrA family protein gives MHLLTLSLIQRIKSIFIRYSFFRFILVGLGGEVVYLFLYTLILLQGQPAKNAVFLAGLLGVLLNSFTHSKITFKVKYSRKIIVLYSLVQIICLISVTLLASILQYLAFHPFIIGIITMILWAVLSFFLIRNLLT, from the coding sequence TTGCATCTCTTAACCCTTTCACTTATACAGCGTATAAAAAGTATTTTCATAAGATACAGTTTTTTTCGATTTATTCTTGTCGGCCTTGGAGGTGAGGTTGTTTATCTATTTTTGTATACATTGATTCTTTTACAAGGACAACCTGCAAAAAATGCCGTTTTCTTGGCTGGCTTACTAGGTGTTCTTTTAAACTCCTTTACTCATTCTAAAATAACTTTTAAGGTTAAATACAGCAGAAAAATAATTGTCCTTTACTCTTTAGTTCAAATCATATGTTTGATCAGCGTTACTTTACTTGCCTCCATTCTTCAATATTTAGCATTTCATCCCTTTATAATAGGAATCATTACGATGATATTATGGGCAGTGTTGTCATTTTTTCTAATCCGTAATCTCTTAACTTAG
- a CDS encoding GMC oxidoreductase produces the protein MTNKKRIAVVGSGLASFGACSALSEDEKILVDIYDIGLTKKELFCTNKAVPNSKLYKGSYFAYGLNDNRWSRKIHSKRICSSHAWLGFSNVYSGSMLLPKSDDLSEWPEGSQPKQIDVDHIIDCLELIRGEDDLDYFFNISSKNEINTNDERKKDEADLILGHSRIAITRNVKKSGKEMITPFKPEGYLKELIRSSSFNYIPNCNVLSIKGTKSGNKIIFEKYNTELNQISHEESRVYDGVLLCAGCINTTGIVDLSIRSLNNNIDKTTYYSLYSAPIYLQAYLNLSINKSSKHSKIRGSELCSHFLEMRSQSTGNTWCHTQLGPINSEITRQIKSKLPKIIYPIYIWATSFIKFSITCYHSNIGIPSLIVCNTKRTNERYIQEMTIRENKNRSPKKAFYELFKSVLIKFNELFLIPIPFTSLLSQLLRGNQLGGWHFGGTTPMKERPVELSDCYPSGEVFGLPGVYVADSAGFPSIPGSTIALLIMTNGRRVARDCLKKIHGSSEKDF, from the coding sequence TTGACCAATAAAAAAAGAATTGCTGTAGTTGGTTCGGGACTGGCAAGCTTTGGTGCCTGTTCGGCTCTTTCTGAAGATGAAAAAATACTGGTAGACATATATGATATTGGGCTAACAAAGAAAGAATTATTTTGTACAAACAAAGCTGTGCCTAACAGCAAACTCTATAAAGGGTCATATTTTGCATATGGTCTAAATGATAATCGATGGTCTAGGAAGATTCATAGTAAGAGAATATGCTCAAGTCACGCATGGTTAGGGTTCAGCAATGTATATAGTGGTTCAATGCTACTTCCTAAAAGTGACGACTTAAGTGAATGGCCTGAAGGTTCACAACCGAAGCAAATCGATGTTGATCACATAATCGACTGTCTAGAACTAATAAGAGGAGAAGATGATTTAGATTATTTTTTCAACATTAGTAGCAAGAATGAAATAAATACTAATGATGAAAGGAAAAAGGACGAAGCTGACCTAATTTTAGGACATTCACGTATAGCAATTACTAGGAATGTAAAAAAATCGGGTAAAGAAATGATTACACCATTTAAACCTGAGGGGTATTTGAAAGAACTTATAAGATCTAGTTCATTTAATTATATCCCAAACTGTAATGTTCTATCCATAAAAGGAACTAAGAGTGGAAATAAGATTATATTTGAAAAGTATAATACTGAGCTTAACCAAATTAGCCATGAAGAGTCTAGGGTGTACGATGGAGTTTTATTATGTGCAGGCTGCATAAATACAACTGGAATTGTAGATTTAAGTATAAGATCATTAAACAATAATATCGATAAAACCACTTACTATTCGCTTTACTCAGCACCGATATACCTTCAGGCATATCTAAATCTTAGCATAAATAAATCATCTAAACATTCGAAAATAAGAGGTAGCGAACTCTGTTCACACTTTTTAGAAATGCGATCACAAAGTACAGGTAACACATGGTGTCATACTCAGTTAGGACCAATTAATAGTGAGATCACAAGGCAAATAAAGTCTAAGTTACCTAAAATAATTTACCCTATTTATATTTGGGCTACAAGTTTTATAAAATTTTCAATAACTTGCTACCATTCAAATATAGGAATACCCAGCTTGATAGTTTGCAATACCAAAAGAACTAATGAGCGCTACATTCAAGAAATGACTATACGTGAAAACAAGAACCGTTCTCCAAAAAAAGCATTTTATGAGTTATTTAAAAGCGTGCTAATCAAATTCAATGAATTATTTTTAATCCCTATACCTTTTACTTCGTTGTTATCACAGTTGCTCAGAGGTAATCAGTTAGGGGGATGGCACTTTGGAGGAACGACACCCATGAAAGAAAGGCCTGTAGAACTATCTGATTGTTACCCTTCAGGAGAAGTATTCGGTTTGCCTGGCGTATATGTAGCTGATTCTGCTGGTTTCCCCTCAATCCCAGGTAGTACTATCGCGTTATTGATAATGACAAATGGTAGGAGAGTTGCTAGAGATTGTCTAAAGAAAATTCATGGATCAAGTGAAAAAGATTTTTAG
- a CDS encoding NDP-hexose 2,3-dehydratase family protein, with the protein MRSSRKLPSWQDFLKSATTDYSVSGSLEDVFKWIQTIKDEISIDIQRIHLTPLEGWIYDADEGCIRHESGGFFRIEGIRVKTNLENISEWDQPIINQNEVGYLGFIVKSFNGVLHFLVQAKIEPGNINYVQLSPTLQATRSNYMGLHKGKKPMYLEYFLRASPENILLDNLQSEQGGRFLMKRNRNIIIQVKEEMKLEHGFRWLTLNQIKSLMKFDNTVNMDTRSVISGIRYSPFTLNSLSEVDNVPPTLSLSKSISIGSFTGMGTPLYDLDQILNFITRVKSESTLEVEKIKLSNMREWSVTDEQISREDGKYFRIFGVSASIGSRETLSWQQPIVESSQNGICATIGKMINGILHLIVQAKLECGNRDVIELAPTVQCLTGSYLGEDGYCVPFLEYVLNSGTNQRLIDSMQSDEGGRFYKEENRNIFIVAKDDFNQDLPDNYIWITLGQLSYLNRFNNFLNIQLRNILAMVPLT; encoded by the coding sequence ATGCGATCAAGTCGAAAATTACCGTCATGGCAAGATTTTTTGAAAAGTGCCACTACTGATTATAGTGTTTCAGGTAGTCTGGAAGATGTTTTTAAATGGATACAAACCATTAAGGATGAAATTTCAATTGACATTCAGAGAATTCATCTAACGCCATTAGAAGGTTGGATATATGATGCTGATGAAGGATGCATAAGGCATGAATCAGGAGGTTTCTTCAGAATAGAAGGAATCAGAGTTAAGACAAATTTAGAAAATATCAGCGAATGGGATCAGCCAATAATCAATCAGAATGAAGTTGGATATTTAGGATTCATCGTCAAATCATTTAATGGTGTATTGCATTTTTTGGTTCAGGCAAAGATAGAGCCTGGGAATATTAATTACGTTCAACTATCACCAACACTACAAGCAACACGTAGCAACTATATGGGGTTGCATAAAGGCAAGAAGCCAATGTATCTTGAATATTTTCTCCGGGCTTCGCCTGAAAATATCCTATTAGATAACCTTCAATCAGAGCAAGGAGGGAGATTCCTAATGAAGAGGAATCGAAATATTATTATTCAAGTAAAAGAAGAAATGAAGCTTGAGCATGGATTCAGATGGCTAACCCTGAATCAAATTAAGTCACTAATGAAGTTTGATAATACCGTAAATATGGACACTAGGTCAGTTATTTCTGGAATCAGGTATTCACCTTTTACTCTAAATAGTTTATCAGAAGTTGATAATGTACCCCCAACCCTTTCCTTAAGTAAATCAATATCGATAGGTTCCTTTACGGGCATGGGTACACCCCTATATGATCTTGATCAGATACTTAACTTCATCACAAGAGTCAAAAGTGAAAGTACTCTCGAAGTAGAAAAAATAAAGCTATCGAATATGCGTGAATGGTCTGTAACTGACGAGCAGATAAGTCGAGAAGATGGGAAATACTTTAGAATTTTTGGGGTATCAGCCTCGATTGGAAGTAGAGAGACGCTCAGTTGGCAACAACCAATAGTAGAGTCTTCGCAGAATGGAATTTGTGCAACTATTGGGAAAATGATAAATGGAATATTGCACTTGATTGTGCAGGCAAAGCTAGAGTGTGGCAATAGAGATGTAATAGAATTAGCACCTACTGTTCAATGCCTCACAGGAAGTTATCTTGGAGAAGATGGATACTGCGTACCGTTTCTTGAATACGTTTTAAATAGCGGTACAAATCAAAGGTTAATAGATTCTATGCAATCTGATGAAGGAGGTAGATTTTATAAAGAAGAAAATAGAAATATTTTCATCGTAGCAAAAGATGATTTCAATCAGGACCTTCCTGATAACTATATATGGATAACCTTAGGCCAACTTTCTTATCTGAATCGATTTAATAACTTTTTAAATATACAACTAAGGAATATACTTGCCATGGTGCCATTAACATGA
- a CDS encoding GDP-L-fucose synthase: protein MQNLIQLKDRIFIAGHNGMVGSAICRSLLSKNYTNILTANRSDLDLEDFDSVDNWIQASQPDVVVLAAAKVGGIEANNMYPASFLLQNLKIQNNVIEASWRNGVRRLLFLGSSCIYPKYAIQPIKEEALLESALEPTNQWYAIAKISGIKLCNALRIQYGFDAISLMPTNLYGPGDNYHPRNSHVLPSFIRRFNEAAEKGEKSVTCWGSGSPYREFLHVDDLSDACVYCLEKWKPKKDELQFLNVGTGVDLTIKELAETVANITGYQGQILWDKSKPDGTPRKLLNIDRISTLGWKAKIPLVDGLKDTVALFKQTNHQLRT, encoded by the coding sequence ATGCAAAACCTTATCCAGTTAAAAGATCGTATCTTTATAGCGGGCCATAACGGTATGGTTGGAAGTGCTATTTGCCGGTCTCTTTTGAGCAAAAATTACACTAATATTTTAACAGCAAATCGATCTGATTTAGACCTAGAGGATTTTGATTCCGTAGATAACTGGATACAAGCAAGTCAACCCGATGTAGTTGTCCTTGCAGCCGCTAAAGTTGGGGGTATAGAAGCAAATAATATGTATCCCGCTTCTTTTCTTTTGCAGAACCTAAAAATACAGAATAATGTAATCGAAGCCTCATGGAGGAATGGAGTTAGAAGATTACTATTCCTAGGGAGTAGTTGTATATATCCTAAGTATGCTATTCAGCCAATTAAAGAAGAGGCTTTGTTGGAATCAGCACTCGAGCCAACTAATCAGTGGTATGCGATTGCAAAAATATCAGGGATAAAGTTGTGCAACGCACTTCGCATTCAATATGGGTTTGATGCAATTAGTCTTATGCCAACTAACCTTTATGGACCTGGAGATAATTATCATCCTAGGAACAGTCATGTACTTCCTTCATTTATAAGAAGGTTTAATGAGGCAGCAGAAAAAGGAGAGAAATCAGTTACATGTTGGGGAAGCGGATCGCCCTACCGCGAATTTCTACATGTAGATGATCTAAGCGATGCTTGTGTTTATTGCTTGGAGAAATGGAAGCCCAAAAAGGATGAACTTCAGTTTTTAAATGTTGGTACAGGAGTTGATCTGACCATAAAAGAATTAGCAGAAACCGTTGCAAATATAACAGGCTATCAAGGTCAGATTTTATGGGACAAAAGTAAACCAGATGGTACACCACGAAAACTATTAAATATAGACCGAATATCTACCCTAGGTTGGAAGGCTAAGATCCCTCTTGTTGATGGATTGAAGGATACAGTTGCATTATTTAAGCAAACCAATCATCAGTTGAGAACTTAA